In the genome of Catharus ustulatus isolate bCatUst1 chromosome 1, bCatUst1.pri.v2, whole genome shotgun sequence, the window ATAAACCTGATAATTATTCCAAGATCACCTCCTCCAATATCAAGAAAGGTCTGTCCCCATGAATTGGAAGTTAGGCAAAAATGCCAGGAGACCCATGTGGATGAACAAGGAGCCACTGACTAAATTCGGACACAAGAGGAAAGCACACAGAGGGTGGAAGGACAGTCAGGTAACCGACAAAAGCCCACCCGGAATTAAATCAGGTCAGAGATTTACAAGACAACAAGAGCTTCTATAAGTgtatggattaaaaaaaaggaagactgGAGAAAAAGTGcagaatgggacagggacacctgtgCCACAGAGCATGGAAAACGCAAACATCTCAAATGCTTTCATACCTCTGTCTTTACACAGAACAATTCCTTTCAGGAATCTCAGGCCTGGAGACCAAAACCAAAGATTGGAACAATGAAGATGTGTGCTCAGTTGCAAAGGATTAGATCAGGACATACTTAAGCAAGTTAAACATGTCTAAGTCCACAGGCAGTAATCTTATCAATGCATTCAAATACCCACAGGGAGCTCGTAAAGACGGGTCCAGGGCCTTTTCTgtgtgcccagtgacaggacaagatgCAGTGGGCAtacactgaaacacaggaagttcCCTGTGAACACCAGGAAACTTTTACTGTGACAGTGAacaagcactggcacaggttgcccaatGAGGTTGTGGAGTCCTCACCATTGGAGCTGTTCAAAAGCTGTCTGGATAAAGTTTTGGGCAACCAGTTCTGGGTGAACATGCTTGGGCAGGGGTGGGGGTTGGACCAAATAACCTCCAGAGATTCCTCCATACTAAATCTTTATGTGATTATGTGACTGACATGTTAAGATTCACTTAAAAGAGGAAAGACACGCCACCGTActccctctgtttttattattatttcttccaaaaataGCATAACAAtgtatttccaaatgaaatttaATACAAGAAATCCAACAAAACCAGCTTTGATGCACACAAAtttcaaagaaacatttcagcaCTTCTAAAGTGCCATAATTTTTAGCTACTTTCATAAGTACTTATTCTAGCAGACAAGAACATCTTGTCTTAATTTCAGCAGAACTGACAGATTCTACTACTTCACTGAAGGTTACAGGTGTTCTAGACGATAAAAAGTAGAAGTCATGGAGGAAAGTACAACCTAATAACAGGGGGAAAAACTTATAATTTGAACATTTAAGTCttaaaagaaatgttcttttctaGGTTTGCTATAGCTTTTCAAAATACTCATGTACCAACATCATTTCAGATCTATGTTCAATTTATTAGGCAACAGCAGCCATCAGTACTGTTAGCCCAAAATTGGAGAGAAACAACATGAAGTATTCAGACCTTCTGAGTAATAGGTGGCTACAAGCACATGGAAAGTTGAGCAAACACTGCACAGAAATCCCTAAGCCAGCTCAAAGATACTAACAAGCAGTTATGATGGTAGTTTGGCACAGTTCTGCCTACTGGTATCATCTGATTACATTCCCAAACAAAATATGTGGTTCTAATCTGGGGATTGTTACCCATAGGTACCAGAGTGTATATGCATATACACAGCCCTCCTCTCCAGACGGAACTGCTAGTATCCTCAAATATTACACAAGCTCCCCTTTTGGTTCATGATCCATGACATGACCATGTTTTCAATGCCTTAATACTGCAATGAGGTTCTCATCACCACCAACAGCTCATCCTATTGCCGAGCCCATTTGGAattttatgaaacaaaaaacaaagacatCCTAAGATCTGTCTAGTAAGTTTCAAGAAACACTAAAACTATTGAAAAGTCAGAAGAGTCtttaatagaataaaaaatgttCAGTAATCTAACTTAAGATCTAACTTAATCAGCTGCTACTGATTACCACATCCatatttggaaaagaaagtaGAAATTTAAAACGTTAGAAATTGAGTACTTTCAGAGCAGTTTTGTACAGAACAAACTCCTTTAATCTTAAAAGCACCATGAAGTGACACTACATATCAGCaagcaggaaaaacaagaacATCATGGGATTCTATCATGTAAACTACACCATGAATGCCACTAAGGTAGATTTACAATGCAGGcttgagcacagcacagaggttCTCAAACTGAGTAATTTTTTGTTCTGCATGCAATGTAGACATACCCTCTATGCTGAACAGGTCTCATTATGAATTAACTGATCTCTGCAGAACAGTATTTAGGCCCTCATTTTGCATTATCGAAGTCAACATTCTTCCATCAACTTCAGAAAGTGCAGGGTCAGGCTTGTAATCACAAACATACTTCtacaaacaaaacatttgtttctaACAAAGTTATGTGAGCTCAAACACAGGTTTTGAGAGTATGCAGATTGCTTACAAATGCTTAAAAAGACTGGTTCAGAATCTTTcttatatacacacacacaagtcCATCTGTCACAGACAGGCAATGTAACTCTGAATCACGAGCTTGCTCTAGTTTTTGGTAGTGTCCTGCACACGtctgacaattaaaaaataaaaaataaaaaaatagttgCCACAATGGATTTCTGATCATTCCAACTTGCACATGGATATGATCTCTTCTTGCTGCATCCAGTATGTGGAGTTTCATGGCTGCTTCTCAAATGCAAATACCAAGTAAAtacctaaaaaagaaaatagtatttaaagTTTCAGGTTTCTTGGTGACTCAACTAAGTTTAAAACATGTAACCAGGTTGATCTTATGCCCAAACAACCTCTTAGCAGattattgaaattaaaaaatgtcttaTGGTTTTCCAGTTAGTAACTCTAGCATTCCACTCTAGTATAGTTTACATGTTTTCGGAAATATGAATGAAATTCATAAATTACTGTGCCATTCTACATATAATGAACATTCACTAGTACATAAAAAGTCAAATGCAAGTTAAGCTTAAGGACTCCTTCACACATGCAGCAATAGACTATCAGGATTGTAACTattaacttcattttttaattgaaaagtaAATGAATTAATTATACATATTATCaattttgctcttttaaattttgatgGACAAAGATGAAATTATAGCATTTTTCCAAGTCCAGAACAGTATGATTCTATTAATGGATACTTGTACAGTCCATACTAGCACCTTCAGAAAACTCTTAGCTGgcatatacagtaaattcacgaatacaagccgcacggagtataagccgcatatccggtgtgttggcaacattgatgtctttgtcaataaataagccgcacccggaatattagccgcactttagttcgccgcgaactttcacaaagtcgtcatttagtaacacaatcgcgggatcgccggggcttactggcttactgccgacctcagaaacattgtttccaagtgaaaaaagacacaccctttatttacaagccgaaaaagacaggaacaatagtatggtcattttgcgagcattcccaatggatccgcgttgcctttaaacagccgctcagccgcgcaggcaggcagctgagctccgagcggagccacatctccgtgctggcacaggagcggccgctctggtcctctccctgcgggctgagcggctcccccagccctctccctgtgagcccagccagccccgcagccgcacaagactgaaaacactttaaaaagtacagagaaatatcacacacttttattgaactgccgaggtaactcgccgaggtaactcaccccgataacaacccccgcccctcagtaacgccgccatccacaggcaggcaataagctgttctctgattggttcatcatcggaacaacgggaaaccatggatttcaaagtgtttcagcttgggactggactggtatgatactaggtaagggcagatatcacatttttgttcataaattagccgcacccaaatattagccgcacttccgggtttccaccaaaatttttgtctaattgctgcggcttgtattcgtgaaattactgtaatctatgTTAGGTATGCCAGAGGTTCCTGTGCTCTATGCCAGACAGATATGTTAAACCAGTTACTTGAGACCACAGGTCTAATTAAACATTCACAGATTTCCTCTTgaattcaaattttattttaacgAATGAGGTGCCATAGTTACTTGCAAATCTTTCAAGACAAGTTTATCAGACATTCCTCACCAACAATGCAAAGTTCCATGTAAGGAACAAGGTGTGCTTATACTCTTATCAGAAGCTCAATACTCCAAATGTTTCTGGAAAAATAGACCACTTAGGAAACACAGTAATCAAAGACCTTTTAAAGGtataaatctttattttaggTATGAAAAGGTATAAAATGATATTAAAAGTCCCTCTCACATAATTGAGATAATACTTCTAGATTGCTGGAATTTATGTCTACCTTATAATTCATAGATTCAAAAATTAAGTAATAATTTAAGAAAGCAAAGTGAAGATTTTTCTCACCTGTGCagtaaatagtatttttttgtttttaagctaTTAACAGAACCAGTGTAATGGTCTGCAAAAATGCAAATCCTGGTTGGCTGCACTTAGGCATTTCCCTCCCAATTTTCTGAGATGTGCACACTACATAATCTATACACAGACATTTTGAATTACACAAATAACCACATcttattatatttaaaatctgGATTTTCTTCCATGACTAACAGGCTATTCTACACACTTTTCAAAGCAGTCATTCCGTCAATACTGTTTTCAAAATCATGACTTACTTGTTGCTTCCCATTCAGACTTACTCAAGGTTCCCTAGAAggggacaaaaaaacccacagtttcaacaaaaaataaggaaacaatAAAACACTGATTTAGCTCCATCTTTCACTGACCAATGTCTAACCATCCACAATGACAGGCTATTTAAGGGCAAGAAAAGCATTACTGTGGACCACAGATATTTATAACTCAACTATGATGGTCTGGAACTGGAAGACCCAGATAATGGAACACACCTACATTAAACAGGTAGAGGAGAATGCATGAACAGTCTGTTGGTCTGGATGCCTCTGCAATGCAGAGCATGCCTGTGTCCATTACCACACACAGTGTGACCTGAcctggctccagctgctgttCAGACCAAGATGTCCAGTATTTGTGCAGAAGTCAGGAAAAGGTCCCATAGTACAGAAAAGGCCCTATACTATGGTGCTGCCACCTTCCTCAGGAACACTGCCTGCCTCCACCTAACAACATCCCACAGGCACAGAAAGGCTGTTTGCAAGAGACTCTCACCTTCCCTGACACATCCTGGAAAAACAGCCTGCCTTCCAGCCTACGAAACTCCCAGCTCAGCTGATCAGATGAAAGCAGGGTAAGCCACAAATAAAAAGTTGCTGTCATTTACCCCACCACTTAAGAAACATAAGGCAATGACAAGAAGCTGATTTTCTGCTCTGCCCACTCCATCCCTATCCAAGGAGTCCTCACCAGGGCCATAATTTAGTCCATATGCTACCCACTGACCAAATAGTTCACCTTTTAAAACAGCACTTGGTAACAAATGTCTTTGGTCTGACTTGGTCAAAGCCAATGTTCTTATGTCATGTTCTTAAGCCTACTTCTTAAAAcaggcattttttcttttcttttcaaaaatattttaatttcaaatgtggagagcagggtttttttctctcttgatgCAGGATACATGCAGTAAGAGGACTACATCTTCAAGAATTCAGAACACGAACAGTAGATGAATCAAtgattcaaaaaaaaaaaaaaaccaaacgaCAAAACCAAGTGGAAAAACTTTAAGCTGATCACCCTCATGCTGTAttgatgaaaatgaaaagaatgatTTCAAATATATACAGTGTTATGAAGAAAGCTTTGAAATCTCCCATCATAGGATTGGAACTAAAGCTTTAAATCAGTATTGTGAAGATCCAGAAATATAAGAAGATTCCTCAAATTCAGAACAGTTAGAAAATACAGTTGTCAagtaagacagaaaaaatatcctttccCTTCTGCATTATTACAACTTTCTTAACAAATTAAATGAATCCCTGAGTATGGGATATAAATTAAATGaacccctcagccctgcagctctaCAATTTTTCATAAGACTCATACCCTCTTCACTGCAGTTGAAATAAAGCAGGCATCACAGTTTGAAAGATCAGGACCTCAATTTTAAAACACCATTATCTCCAATGAAGTATAAAGAAACTTACCAATGGTAACTTTGCTTTGCCATCTTTGATAAACTCGTTTGCATGCTCATAATCATCAGGTTTATCAGAAACAAGCCTAGAATCACCAAGTGTAGAATATGGCTGGagaacacagaacaaaacattGAGCAGTGAGATACATTAACCACATCAAGTAAAGGGTTTGTCACAACACAGTCCACAACAGAGGTCAGTaagtcttaaaaatattttaaatttaggtTGTTCCTTTACAGCATCCTCAGGAACAGGTCTGATGTTCCCTACTTACCAGAAAAGCTGACACCCAAGAATTataaattaagttttattttatgtctCTAAAGCAGGGGAAACAGAGTAACTTTAAACACTGTCCTTCATGTACAATTCATTAACAGCATTACCCAGATATACCTTCTTTTAGAAGAGCAACTATACCACCATCTCTTCAGCAGAAGTACTAAGAAATGGACAACTACAATTACAAGTAGAACAATTAAAATGCTTCAATAACACACAAGTTGTAAAAGAAGGATACAACGGGTTCGTCAAAACTAAGATTCACTTAAGGATCCCAGTTACTAGTGATCTGTGCAAATAAATCTGCTTGTAAAAATTCAGTCCTCAGCTGTAAGTGGCCACTACCTTAAAACAATTCTCACTTTCCTAAGAAGGAAGATGGTAAGTCAAAAGTTGTCTCTGTGCTACTGCAAGTGTGAGCCCATACACAGGACCATCACTTTCAACAAATGCAGTCAAGTTGCAGTCTGTGACTCAGCTGAACAGTCACCAATTACTTGATTTGAGAGCTTTCTGCTGAAGAATTCTACTGTTtcagggaggagggaagcaCAGAGAACTGCAAGTAAAACAAAAGCCTCAGAAGTGGCCTGGAAAAGTTTCTCTGAAGCTGCTAAAGTTATCAAGGGTAAGAGCctgaggataaaaaaaaatgcaaaaacattGGGCAAAACCATATGCTCAGTTACAATTAAGTACCATTTTCTTCTAGGAATGCAGACTGTCCTTTTATTCCTACAAAGActcctttctgtcttttcagTCAATATTCCTTGCACAAAGATCCAGCTTTCAGTCTCAGCTGAGGAAGAAATGGATTACAGTCACCACCATCTAACACTTGCCATGGTTCTTGGGCTTCTGTTTGCTACTTCACAAGAACAGAAACTTGCCTCAAGATTCAAGTTTTGAAGATAATATTTCAATAATCTATTGGGTTGGACCTATGCTGGACCAAGACAAgagtgtgaggaggaaggagaggcagagtTATGAACAGACCACAattctcccttcccctgcagaggaagggagaggaggtAGAAAGGTCATGAGTGAACAAATGAAGCTGAGCCTGGGAACAAGGAGCGGGTGAGACAAAGGTGTGTTTTTAGGCTTTCATGTTTCTCACCTttctacagcattttttttttgcaattaattAAATTAGCCTTCCGCAAGTTCAGTCTGTTTTGTCTGTGACAGTAATTGCTAAGCAATCTCCTCGTATTTATCTTGAcccatactttttttttttttttcttttttctccccccatcctgctgggaagagggaaCAAGAGTGCAGGTCAGTGGGTGTCTGGCAGCCAGTCAAGGTCAACAACCAGAGTCAAACTCAGTCCTAGGAACTAATGCTTTCTATTGGTAGCCCTTAATTAATTGCAAGACATTCACAAAGGGAATTCAGTGATTGCACAAAAATTAACATACataaaatgctattaaaatcaaacaaatcaACTCAATTTACCTCCAAGGCCTGCATTCTCCTTAACAGCATTTTATGCTCATCGTTCTTGATTTTTTCTTCATAGAATTCCCGAAATGTCATTTTGTAGACTAATTTCATACCATGCTTCTTTGCCATTCTGTCAAAATAATCAGCTTTATTAGGTAAGCCAcaaaattactgtagttttatttccaaaggaacAATTTTAAGCTACAGTGACATCTTATGGTATTCACTAggattacattttttttacaacttttttctcttagtaaagacatttaaatgaaaatagctGCAGTTCCACCacaaactgtatttattttcttaaaattaggACAACAAAAATCTACACAGAAGTATTTTACAAACATCTGAACTGAAAAGGTCTCTTCTAAAATACAAAAGTTTCATGTGGACTTCCAGAAAGATTACACTTTTCCCTGGAGCATATATCATGTCAGATATTATAAATATACATAGAGAACTTCTTTCTATTGTATTTAGTGGCTAACATCAAATTATATGTAGACACCGTGAACATGCAACACTGAAGTTACAGCTGTCAGTGACAGATGCTGTTATTTTTCACAGACAACTACAAACGAAGTTGTTGAACAGACTCAGAAGGAAAGTTTAGTACTGTTTAACCATATTGAGCTTCAATGGTCAGAAAAAACCCAGTATGGAAAGATTTTTCAGTACCTCAGGATACAGCTGGCAAAACCAAATCTGAGGTCACAGAGAGgtaacagaaaaatacatgCTTACAGATGAAGATCATttagatgaagaagaaaattcatCATAGCAAAAATCCTATGAACATCTAAGGAAaggtggaaaagaaagaggcaCCATGATGAAGAAGATACACAAGAAAGCTTACAAAAAgactaaaaaaggaaagaaatcccTCAAAAAGTTgcaattaaagaagaaaaagctgacAATTCTAAAGGTCTGCTGACAGATCCAATACATCAGATCAGATGTTCCCTTGTGAGACAGAGTTTAAGTCCTCACAGCTTCTGACCAGAGTATCTTCAGAGTTCAAAGGACAGATTACAGTTGTGGATGGAAATGCAAGAAACCTCTGCATTtgaagcaacaacaaaaaattaagaactgaaaaatataGTAAGAAAGCCAAACCATAATTTTCTGCAAACATTATGCAATGACACAAACTAAACAAATGTTTATTATGTTCCACAGCTTTTATTGTATAATGAATTTAAAACTTAACTTACTCTTCCAGTAAGGGAAAGTATACCAAAAACTCAGGGACATCAACCACTTCTTCCAAGTGAAAATCATACTTGCAGCCAAATAAGGGGTAGTCTCCCTTCTTTTCAAATTTCACATTGTACACATCATTCCCAAATGAATTTGTTTCTGAAGCTTCGAGTCTCTTTCTATAGAATGAGATATAAACAAACATTTATTGACCAGTATTTAACAGGCAGAGAAAATGACACATAGGAAGCCTGAAAGTGTTTCTCCCAGTAATACTCAGTGATCTCTCTAGTTTGCCACTTCCCTTATCTCATAAGGCAGCGAAACAATGAAATTAAGCAGCATACTGGGTTTCAACATGCTATCATTTCCATACAACATATGAAGGAGTAATTGGACCTAGAAGATGAACATTTAGCCCAGTCACATGGACAACCTACATGGACAAGACAGGTTTCTGGAAACAACCACGAAACCTCGACAGTTTTTCCCCAGGCTGTGGTCATTTTGACACTATTACTATTGACAGAGGGATGAAGTGTATGGAGACCTATACTCTTTATCAGAAGAGTCATGAGGACAAGAGACAAGGGTTAGAATTGCTTTACCTGTTTGAGTCAAATTcacaaatgagatttttttttactagaatACAAAATTGTTGccaaaaaattgcttttgtttgcaCAAACATATTGGAGCACTGCAAGAACACCTATCACTTAACAATGTTTCACAAAGTTTTGGAAGACTAACAGGACATAAGAGTACTTACACAAGTTCAAAGCTATTTGGAGTTGTGCCAATGAAATAACCTCCAGGAGAGAGGTTCCCACAAGCATTTTTAAGCATCATGTCAGCCTGCTCATACGTCTCAAATGAATAGTGGTAAACAAATTGACAGCTGCAAATGTCAAAACGCATATCTGGATCACTGTACTTAGAAGACAAGAGATCCTGaaacagataaaaaagaaaaaaaatacagaaacaagtATGATCCATTTAAATCTTCTAACAAATATACTACTTCCATAATTCTTTCATTGAATTCTCTGAAGTTCCTTCTTTCAGCTCCCATTCCTTTACAAATTCAACAAAGACAAGATGaaaaagaataagaataagCTCTCCCCTACACAAAAAGCCATacacaacatttaaaaacaagaatgCACACatatttcaaagttataatgtcctcaattttttttggtgttgtcaAGTAACACTGGTACACCTGAAAGACCAAAACTTATAGTTTCCAGAAGTACTTTACTGCTGGTGTTTTATAACTAGCCACTgtttgcctggaaaaaaaatttctgcaataaaatgaattttaattcaCTAAGTCTCTGTAATGAAAACTGAATCCATTAAACATGCACTTGAGAGAAGGGATTGTTTCAAATGTGGTAGTTTGCCCTGTCCAATGAGTTGCACTTGTCTGTATTCATCTGTATTCTCACCCATGTTTATCACCAGCACACTGCTCTCCATCCCAGACCAAGTAATTAAAATCTGAAGAACTTGAAGGCCTTGGAATTTGTCAAGTTAAAGCTTACTTTGACACTGTACTCAGCAAACATACAGAAAGAcaggaaagtgagaaaaaaaggtGGGAAGAATTAGATTTTGCAGAATATACAACATTCATCATAGAGACCCAAAGTCAGGGAAATTAACTTTTGTGTGCAAGGACACACAGAACAAAGCACGCAATAGAAAATACATATGCATGTAAGACTAAGCTGTAAAAGCAACATGAAAATATCCCTTTCCTTCCTGGTCAagtttctcttctctctcccccAAGTTGAGAGATGACATGAATCTGCAACAGACTATTtctcagaagaagaaaaggcaacCAAGAATTCAAGCAAACAACCCTTTACGCAAGGTTGAGAACAGGTTCAGCTTTTCCACAGATACACTGGAAACAAGTAGGTTTTGTCTCTCAGTCTCCATCAGCAGAGTACTCTCAGCCCTTCCAGAGAGCAAAAGCTGTTCTAGCTACAACACTGTCTCCTAAGCCTCAGCCATGTATTCATCACTGCCTCCAGACAGTCTAAGAAACCTGCTCTATCACACTAGTTTTAAAGGTATCTATTACAGTAACCAAAATGCcactagaaaggaaaaattctaaGTGTACAAGTCAAATCAGAAAAGGCCATTTATTTATTCCAGTATTCACCAAAATAGTTTCCAATATCCCCTGTTGTCTTACAGAACTCCAAAGCTAAACAGTCATTCTGTTCCCCTTGTCAAGCAAAAGATAGTGAAAGTACCAGATTTACTACCTGGAAAAGACATTCAGGCTTCAGCAATGAGACATTatacaacagcagcaaaatgcaCCTAAGCACATCTTAAGCAACCTTCCAGTAACCCCTACAGCTGATTCTCCTGGTAGTACAATAATCCAATCTTGAAAAAACATATACCCAAAatgtcacagcactgccagaaaGAACACTAAATCTCCAAAATATTACAAAGCACAGGAACTGTACCTTGGTGCTATCTGCTTGTATGAATTCTGCATCAAAAATATGTTCATTATACCGACATCGGGATTTCATTTCTTCATAGCGGTGCTTGCACTGTTGCACAGAAATGTCAGCAATATCtatatatggaaaaataaatacaataaattaaatttttaaaagtgtgcacactgctccccaggaaagaaaactggaaTAATTACTGGAACACAGACGGTACAATATggcaggattaaaaaaaaattatcttcagtTCCATTAAAACAGCTCAGTTCCCTGGGATTCttaatattcttaaaaatataaaagatattgaaatgcaattacagtaatttcacgattacaagaCGTACTTCCGGttgtcagcaactttttgttctttgtccatacataagccgcacctgattat includes:
- the RNMT gene encoding mRNA cap guanine-N7 methyltransferase; its protein translation is MAEVTKTEEQQAEKSLDEEVEKAPHALESTLGVGAEGNSSASGTDQSTENEKQVDSGDQDNRAKRKNLDSEDEPSKKVHVIGHGQAVAAHYNELQEVGLEKRSQSRIFYLRNFNNWTKSVLIGEFIDRVRQKKSDITVLDLGCGKGGDLLKWKKGRIKKLVCTDIADISVQQCKHRYEEMKSRCRYNEHIFDAEFIQADSTKDLLSSKYSDPDMRFDICSCQFVYHYSFETYEQADMMLKNACGNLSPGGYFIGTTPNSFELVKRLEASETNSFGNDVYNVKFEKKGDYPLFGCKYDFHLEEVVDVPEFLVYFPLLEEMAKKHGMKLVYKMTFREFYEEKIKNDEHKMLLRRMQALEPYSTLGDSRLVSDKPDDYEHANEFIKDGKAKLPLGTLSKSEWEATSIYLVFAFEKQP